The Aedes albopictus strain Foshan chromosome 2, AalbF5, whole genome shotgun sequence region cttccggtataaCTTTGTTTgaagattgaagccagacaggaaggtacgatcttccgcaaagttgttcaggactatgagtacttccaggtcatgaagagtacagttccgaatttcaccaccacgtagtGCTAGTGTATATCGCTACTTTCGGTATGAATTTGGTGAGATAGATCACGCGATTGAAGCCAGACAGGAAGGTAcgatcttaggcaaagttgttcaggactacgagcatTTCTAGgccatgaagaacatagttcggaatttcaccaccatgatgctctcaccaaagtcgtaccgaaagtcactatgtacactagagaTGGgcaaactgattcaattttgagagtgaatcgctaccgattcactctcaaaaaagagtcgactcttttgatcgattcagtaactcatttccgggaTTTGAAGAAAATGTCAATTTTCGATGTGAGCCAACTTCTTTTCGTACATAATTCACTTGCATGGTATGTATATTGACGATTTGCACAAACGTCTGAGCATAACGTAGTGAAATACAGGATTCGCAGGTTTTCGTTAATTTCTCCGAAGAATCGAATCGCTGGTGCGAGCCGGTCATATAATATAGTAGTATGGAAACAAAATTAATTGTCAAAGATTGCAATGTTCTGCGTCGAATCATCATGAAGTGCGTAGTCATACTAACTCTTTTCGCAATCGTAATGAACATCAGCGAATCGTGACTTttttgaaaagagtcatggctcactcactcggtttcgcgaatcgattctttgagtcgattcgcgagtgagttacccatctctaatgtacactagcgccacgtggtggggaaattcggaactatgaaatctaTCCATCCATCCATCAAGTGGttattgttctgaacaactttgccgaagacagaatgttgatATCTTGTCGAGGTCCCGAGAGAACTCGCTACGAAGACATGGTACTTATaaccaatctgggaacaaaatggaaccggaagaagttaaaaatatgGAACTAGTgtattcgcctggttctcaccggaagctgcatgaaattccaatcggctttcactgcacctctctaggatagtgtaggatttcaTTAACCCATTGGAGCCGGAgaagtcatatatgaccccggcgatgaaaccgagcataacaaacgtgttcgacaccagcgaggttgcgtcgacagcggcgaaaaaaatcggctccaaaaggttaacgtAAAAAGTTTGGCCTTCGAGCTGAAGCAtgccccatattcatcctattccaaaaaacagacgatttaagcacgaattgtttccgttctttttgttattaTGCCTGcgcactcctaacaaaaaaatacaaaaataaaaaaaacaaaacaaatagcgcttattagctttgttttcgataggaCAAAAATGGGCGCACCATGCTGAAGATGCTGAAGATTGGCTCCCTTATAATCAAACGCCGCTAAGAAAAGGTCACGCCGCCTTTTATAGCAACTGTTCAGTATTTCgcttccaaattcatcctatACACTCTTGCCCTATAAAGCATGAACGCACCTAGTCTTCTTTTGTTCAAATTGAtagataaatttgaaaaagaaaaataccacttgttttgataGGATTCGAACCTACGGCTCCGTATCGTTAGTCCGGCGCTTTATCCAACTAAGTCACAAACAATTTACGATTCGATTTGCGCTGAAGTGTTTGCTCGATTGGATCCAGTCGATCGACTTGTcagcgctgcctgtcatttgacTCTTgagttcggggcgttgcttcgttgtgtCTTCGTCTTAATACATACTAATTTtcattgtttgatttaactggctGTACGTTATTTAAACAGGCACTTAATTCTTTCTATTACATAGATGATTCATTTATAAATATTAGTTTGACAAAAAACTAACATCTCAAatggaatagaaagagttggttcTCACACTACATCAACACAAACACACATACAACAATACTCACATCTACACATGCACCTACTACTAGCTGTAAAataccagtgggcgggacaattgggttgtttagtgaattaaatattgccattttctttagcctaatcgtaagagctcatttttctgagtaccatcctttgttttgatggttaataaacaaaacagttttaatttttgtggatagaatgatagttcaatcgataaagtggcagttcgccccgaacaaaaaattttccccatacaaactttaaatgcagcattttaaaaatagtttccgggcaccaaaaatgaagaaattttggatttcgactaatttttggacggagattccgattatgcaataatctgaatacccctaaagaacccaacagttgtaggtttggcttagctacattacttgctccggcaagcccataaaagACGTCAATAGGTAGACGTATTTCtcagtgaaaagacaacgcataTCGGCAAattcaatagagttaataaactgtAGAGGAAGAATgttgctggcgtcgctgccgcaaCATCTTTTGCTGGTGGAGATAGGCAGAGGTATAAATGACAAAgcaaaaaagtatgcagtttgacagttagatacccgacatgtttccgaacgagaacaaagggaacagcagcgacatttgtCCTCTACAGTTTTTTAATTCTATTGCAAATTCCAGGgggtgcgttgataatagcaggaTAGCAGAATAGTAAGCCTCGCAGCTTACGGATTAATGAAATTGAACAGCAAAAATCGTTCTAAATTACGCGAATTTCTGCGCATCTTACTCCCTCTGGGCGTATTATAGGGTGTCCTAAAATGTATGGACACAACTATGCATAGCGAGAATCATTTTTCCTAACAAACGACTATATATTTTTATACTTTTCATTTACTTTTATTCTAAACTCCTGTACAAACTACTGTTTTACGTTTGGCATAATATACCTATAGGAAACCATGTTTACGAAATTTTTCAACGCGGCCACTGACATTTGAGTGTTTAAATAATACGTTTTAAAGGAGAAAAGGATACTCATCTTGCTCCACCTTACCCTAGAATACTACACACAGCGACAATTTTGGATTTCTTTTCATTCTATTTATATCAAAGTCGATACAATGCGTTAAATTTATATCGTGTTCTCAATCATACACCAGAGTAAATATTACCCAAATTGTATGttcaaataattaaaaataatattcaCTAATCTTATTCCTAAGCGACGAAGCACAAGCCGTTATAGTTATATACCTTAACAAATCTTGTAATTCCAGTCTAGTGTGGTCTAGAAAATCCTGTATTAGTTCTACCAGTTTCTAGAGAAGATGTCTGAAAATCAAAGTCAACAAGAATTCACATCAGATTAGTTCGAATGACATGCGCAGATTCATTCGCATATTACGTAACGCGAAATTTCTTAATTTTAGACCCTTTCCTTCCCCTACAAGTTTTGTATGGAGAATTTTAatgtttgtatggagcgtaacacaGCGGTGGAACCCCTCCCTCAtctcttagcgttacgtaatatgcgaGCGAACCCGATAAGTCTACAAAATCATTGTTTTAATTTTACAATTTCATACAAACAcagttttatttatatttatactgccgtgaatcgtaagtcagtcccatctgtaaaaagtaggcattgagaaaattgactctgaagttttcaaattcgatttctatgtgaaaatttaaaaaatcgccatgaattgaaaacttcagcaatcatcatgaaactttcacacattatttcaaacgtgaaaacgtaacagtgtaaaatataaaactggctaaaatagtgttaagTTTTGTACTGGAAggtacacaagttcgtaatgggactgacttgcgattatattttattatgggacaatctgacttggtgttgtttttttttaattttactgaacaaactatatatttttattcacgcagctgaaagatcatctcaagaaagatcgaaaacggtcattaagtcatttttgtccaaaatgcatatgggactgactttcgattcacggcagtatatatcAATTGGTGTTTTAACATCCTGATTCGGGTTAGGATGCTACACATCCAGCATGCTACACATTTTTCCCGAAAATCATTCCACCGAATTATTTACATTCCTCCGGAATCCAGAGCACCATTCTCTATAACGAACAATACCTCATGAAAGGGATGCACTGGGGGATGTTATAGATTCTTATtgctgggaaatggttttcaggAAAATGCTCTACAAGCTAGAGTTTGTACTAAAATACAATTTCAACCTTTTCTAGGATATTTCTCATTTCTCAATGAGAAAGGAGCTCAAACGGCTGTCGTCTACACCACCATCGTTCAACTGGTCCGAGAACGCGTGTATAAATTTCTTTCGTTGGAAAACATTTCTGCCTACACCGAATCCCATGGTAAGCGTACCCTTAACAATCCTCAATACACTAGTCTAAATATGTGCATGCCTTCTTCTACAGACAATTTCAACCACAAAACGCATTACGTCAAAGCAACAgccaaggcaggccaagtctacCGTTTGCTAGCCGTATTCCAGGACGGAGACCACAAGTCAGCATCTAGTCAAAAGGACACCGCATCCGTGAGCGGAAACGTCGGCAGTGCAGAGAAGGAACGTGGCAAGTACGCCCAGCTGCTGGGAGATAATAGACAGGTATGTTTGCGGGGTCTAGATCAACGAACGGAAACCCATTTGAGTGTATTCTTCTTTCCGTAGATATACTACGTCTCGTTATCGGCGAAAGGGAAGTTTTACGAAATCGAACAGCATACGGCTCCAGTGCTGCAGAAAAGCAGCAGCCTTGGGCATCCGAACAGTAGCAGCAAAGCGCCGAAGCAACTCAACAGGGAGTGCGTACATCGAATCGGATTCATCATGCAATCGGAGGTCAACATGCCGTTGAATCTAAAATTGATAGCCAGTATGAACGCCAGCACCGGTGGCACCCAGAATAGCGTACCCGGTAAGTATATGGTGTTGGAAGAATCGCGAAGCTAATGTGTAACATTAGCTATCAGCtgatatttgctttttattttttattagtttGTGCAATCGATTTTACCTAAGTAAATATTTGTTGGAAACGATTATAAACAACTATTTTCTCTACTTTTAGAATACATCACAATCGCCAAAATCAGCAACGAAAATTTCATCGTGGCGTGTCCACTTGATGAACAGGACCTAACGTCATCGCTCATCCTAACCAAGTTACACCTAACTCCACAGATGAAGTTCACAAAATGCTCGCTTGGATTCGATAACGAACAACGAATGTTCCTCAACGGAAACGTCCAGACGGTTCTCAAGTTCTGCCAATTCAACTGCGACAACTTCACCCGAGTGGTTGACAACGACACCAACTGGGTTGAGCTTCAGCAGATGATCAATGCCgtccaacaacagcaacaacagcagtcGTCGAATAGCTTGAATCATCTGTCTATTTCCTTTAATGGCAGTGGCTCTGGTCCGAAGAGCGAAGTCCTCAAAAGACTCAAACTAACTCGATTGTTCGGCAGCAGCGATCGAGGCCAGAACTCCTCTTCTGGACACGAAAAAGAGGACTCGATcatattttttagtaaaaatgatCTGGAGAACCTCGAATGTGGTCAACCGCCGGAACAACGGCACGAACCGGAACAACAGCCGATGTCCTTGGCATCCGGGATGAGCGATAAAATGAAGGTATTTACTCCAAGCAAGAAAAAATGGTTCAAAGGATTCCGATCGCACGAGAGTTCAGGGCAGGAAACAACGATTGATGAACAGGATAAGAAACAAGCCAGTATCGATCGTTACCAGGACATGTCCCGATTGATACAAGAAAGATTTGGTGAGATCGACATCAGTGGCACCATCGTGAGTAGAGCTAACTCCGATATTGGCTTCGATGATGGAATTAGTGGAAATCCGGGCGAAACAAGCGGCGGAAGCGGATTGCAAAAGTGTCTATCACTGCAGCACATCGATTTGAAAGGTGGCAGCAGTAGCATGGATATACGGAACAAGGAAAAACCTGATCTCGTGAACCACCTGAACATGCTCGAAAGAAACAATTCGGAGGAAATTCTTTCTGACTCGGAAGATACGATTTTCTTCCCAATTAGAAGCAGCGCGAAACAACAATCTTTCATGACGGAAAAGCTCTATAGCGAGTTCCACGTGAAAACTAAGCAGCACAGCAAATCACACTCCAGTATACAACACTTGCTGAACCTGGCCAGTCCACAGCGGCTAAGCGACAGCAAAAACAAATCCAAGGCAAATGACAAGAAGC contains the following coding sequences:
- the LOC109433065 gene encoding uncharacterized protein LOC109433065 isoform X2; this encodes MADALKLADMQRASVEFERQRHLANWLIESSPHMPKPTPQQQKQLQQQLGKKGKFKQNPMFFLAKIGHNMNIASSNNPPPLGTNLISSNSIASTFNSQTNLPLAIVSSSGRDGHKPKLRRFNSHDTSANMFSVAEFENARLARRNEIESAALLRQRQRYKLNSLSSGGDCSTGESKGSKLSSESTSEPLLAEQFLEKFSLPRVVRLSYTSDGASGSSSGDQTMTSSSSAESTSTSERKKKKKSAASSPSNGELFLLYRLMRSFKIYHVFNTKSGNNRKKGYKIPQDYPGYFSFLNEKGAQTAVVYTTIVQLVRERVYKFLSLENISAYTESHDNFNHKTHYVKATAKAGQVYRLLAVFQDGDHKSASSQKDTASVSGNVGSAEKERGKYAQLLGDNRQIYYVSLSAKGKFYEIEQHTAPVLQKSSSLGHPNSSSKAPKQLNRECVHRIGFIMQSEVNMPLNLKLIASMNASTGGTQNSVPEYITIAKISNENFIVACPLDEQDLTSSLILTKLHLTPQMKFTKCSLGFDNEQRMFLNGNVQTVLKFCQFNCDNFTRVVDNDTNWVELQQMINAVQQQQQQQSSNSLNHLSISFNGSGSGPKSEVLKRLKLTRLFGSSDRGQNSSSGHEKEDSIIFFSKNDLENLECGQPPEQRHEPEQQPMSLASGMSDKMKVFTPSKKKWFKGFRSHESSGQETTIDEQDKKQASIDRYQDMSRLIQERFGEIDISGTIVSRANSDIGFDDGISGNPGETSGGSGLQKCLSLQHIDLKGGSSSMDIRNKEKPDLVNHLNMLERNNSEEILSDSEDTIFFPIRSSAKQQSFMTEKLYSEFHVKTKQHSKSHSSIQHLLNLASPQRLSDSKNKSKANDKKRSEIILSFEDLQSLNREEEPAESSHRTQWSLLDDLPYSNVRDSIVMQEPERRTPSESIYAEICATDSPGASPSVSPQKQPPVFPAAQHAPPRPEKRFTSIRINVPSSDLSCQIVSHNPAGNRCASNVASPVEDNIYNTIK
- the LOC109433065 gene encoding uncharacterized protein LOC109433065 isoform X1, yielding MADALKLADMQRASVEFERQRHLANWLIESSPHMPKPTPQQQKQLQQQLGKKGKFKQNPMFFLAKIGHNMNIASSNNPPPLGTNLISSNSIASTFNSQTNLPLAIVSSSGRDGHKPKLRRFNSHDTSANMFSVAEFENARLARRNEIESAALLRQRQRYKLNSLSSGGDCSTGESKGSKLSSESTSEPLLAEQFLEKFSLPRVVRLSYTSDGASGSSSGDQTMTSSSSAESTSTSERKKKKKSAASSPSNGELFLLYRLMRSFKIYHVFNTKSGNNRKKGYKIPQDYPGYFSFLNEKGAQTAVVYTTIVQLVRERVYKFLSLENISAYTESHGKRTLNNPQYTSLNMCMPSSTDNFNHKTHYVKATAKAGQVYRLLAVFQDGDHKSASSQKDTASVSGNVGSAEKERGKYAQLLGDNRQIYYVSLSAKGKFYEIEQHTAPVLQKSSSLGHPNSSSKAPKQLNRECVHRIGFIMQSEVNMPLNLKLIASMNASTGGTQNSVPEYITIAKISNENFIVACPLDEQDLTSSLILTKLHLTPQMKFTKCSLGFDNEQRMFLNGNVQTVLKFCQFNCDNFTRVVDNDTNWVELQQMINAVQQQQQQQSSNSLNHLSISFNGSGSGPKSEVLKRLKLTRLFGSSDRGQNSSSGHEKEDSIIFFSKNDLENLECGQPPEQRHEPEQQPMSLASGMSDKMKVFTPSKKKWFKGFRSHESSGQETTIDEQDKKQASIDRYQDMSRLIQERFGEIDISGTIVSRANSDIGFDDGISGNPGETSGGSGLQKCLSLQHIDLKGGSSSMDIRNKEKPDLVNHLNMLERNNSEEILSDSEDTIFFPIRSSAKQQSFMTEKLYSEFHVKTKQHSKSHSSIQHLLNLASPQRLSDSKNKSKANDKKRSEIILSFEDLQSLNREEEPAESSHRTQWSLLDDLPYSNVRDSIVMQEPERRTPSESIYAEICATDSPGASPSVSPQKQPPVFPAAQHAPPRPEKRFTSIRINVPSSDLSCQIVSHNPAGNRCASNVASPVEDNIYNTIK